A DNA window from Aureibacter tunicatorum contains the following coding sequences:
- a CDS encoding sulfatase-like hydrolase/transferase, with translation MSMKSVMKPFILSLLMCWTATISFAQDKPNIVIMMTDNQGYGDMGCYGGLRAPTPHMDKLASEGIQFMDFQVDVSCTSSRASFMTGRMPIRSGTSGYAIPGEPGGLHPMEVTIAEILKSEGYATANYGKWHLGDIEERLPHHQGFDEWYGVSNSSFPTDKTFPGYQEDMLPPQAILSAKAGEKAKVVADMTLEKRGLIDSELTEKSVKYIKKHAKKKEPFFLLTTFINPHHPVVPHPDFVGKSKGGAYTDVLMEIDHNVSQIVGAIDDAGIRENTIIIFFSDNGPTRYSPEADHNGDPGPWAGELGSGKVDVVR, from the coding sequence ATGAGTATGAAAAGTGTGATGAAACCATTTATCTTATCATTACTAATGTGCTGGACAGCCACCATTAGTTTTGCTCAAGATAAGCCGAATATCGTAATTATGATGACGGACAATCAAGGCTATGGTGACATGGGATGCTATGGAGGATTGCGCGCTCCAACTCCGCATATGGATAAATTAGCTTCTGAAGGAATTCAATTCATGGATTTTCAAGTTGATGTAAGTTGTACTTCATCTAGAGCATCATTCATGACAGGACGTATGCCAATCCGCTCAGGTACTTCAGGCTATGCTATACCAGGAGAGCCTGGAGGACTTCACCCAATGGAGGTTACTATTGCTGAGATCTTGAAATCTGAAGGATACGCAACAGCCAATTACGGAAAATGGCACCTTGGAGATATTGAAGAAAGATTGCCTCATCATCAAGGATTTGATGAATGGTATGGTGTTTCAAACTCAAGTTTCCCAACAGACAAAACATTCCCTGGTTACCAAGAGGATATGCTTCCTCCGCAAGCAATTCTTTCCGCAAAAGCGGGAGAAAAGGCTAAAGTTGTTGCTGACATGACGCTTGAAAAGAGAGGTCTAATTGATAGCGAACTTACAGAAAAAAGTGTCAAATACATTAAGAAGCATGCGAAGAAAAAAGAACCATTTTTCCTTCTAACAACATTCATCAACCCTCACCACCCTGTTGTTCCTCACCCAGATTTCGTGGGTAAATCAAAAGGTGGAGCTTATACAGATGTTCTAATGGAAATTGATCACAACGTAAGCCAAATTGTTGGAGCGATTGATGATGCTGGTATCCGTGAGAATACAATCATTATCTTCTTCTCAGATAACGGTCCTACACGTTATTCGCCAGAGGCTGATCACAATGGAGATCCTGGCCCATGGGCTGGAGAGCTAGGTTCTGGGAAGGTGGATGTCGTACGGTAG
- a CDS encoding AraC family transcriptional regulator has translation MKFLEINYKGGESVYLMKSLYDQVGGELSEHSFKYKHQNEFIKLDSYQLNSGFEIILADYCYPSDIKSLRTPDDNPDLFIINLFKAGEAVLNFDNQEQHLKANSTKGVLIYNGLFPMRTFIPANTHVQTLGFFVKKSAFKQLMREDHSILQKLFPTQEGMGYCTFFPKELNNLIDEIFKLKIQSSGATPLIMAKSLEIFALLFQSIIKMLDKDDLNGLPIIDYQRVLKIESVLLKNLDQKISLNELADEFCISISKLKRDFKALFNQSVYQYHLHAKMDEAYRKLKTGKYSILDISIEAGYESQSKFSKMFKKIKGINPKEVLQK, from the coding sequence ATGAAATTTCTTGAGATTAATTATAAAGGAGGAGAGTCTGTTTACTTGATGAAATCCCTATATGATCAAGTTGGAGGGGAACTTTCTGAACATTCTTTTAAGTATAAACATCAAAACGAATTTATAAAATTAGACTCATATCAACTTAATTCAGGTTTTGAAATTATTCTGGCGGACTATTGCTATCCATCAGATATAAAATCATTGAGAACTCCTGATGATAACCCTGATTTATTTATAATAAACCTTTTTAAGGCTGGTGAAGCCGTTCTAAACTTCGATAATCAAGAACAACATCTTAAGGCTAACTCGACAAAAGGAGTCTTAATTTATAATGGTTTATTTCCTATGCGGACATTCATACCCGCCAATACTCATGTCCAAACTTTAGGGTTCTTTGTAAAGAAGTCGGCTTTTAAACAATTAATGAGAGAGGATCATAGCATTCTTCAGAAGTTATTCCCAACACAAGAAGGCATGGGCTATTGTACATTTTTCCCAAAAGAATTGAACAATCTGATAGATGAGATATTCAAGTTGAAAATACAATCTTCTGGAGCAACTCCGCTAATCATGGCTAAATCTCTTGAAATTTTTGCTTTATTATTTCAATCTATCATAAAAATGCTAGATAAAGATGATCTTAATGGATTGCCAATCATCGATTATCAACGAGTTTTAAAAATTGAGAGTGTACTTCTAAAAAATTTAGATCAAAAAATATCTTTGAATGAATTAGCTGATGAGTTTTGTATCAGTATCTCAAAATTAAAAAGAGACTTTAAAGCTTTATTCAATCAATCCGTATATCAGTACCATCTTCATGCAAAGATGGATGAGGCATACCGAAAATTAAAAACCGGAAAATACTCGATATTAGATATCAGTATTGAAGCAGGTTACGAGAGTCAATCCAAATTTTCTAAGATGTTCAAAAAAATAAAAGGAATCAATCCAAAAGAGGTTCTTCAAAAATAA
- a CDS encoding anaerobic sulfatase maturase: MSHTVNFLTAEGDIKEQRKNFHMMIKPIGPVCNLACAYCYYLEKENIYEDKKSTPSRFKMSEDILEIYVRDYIKSQPKENPKVVFAWQGGEPTLLGVEYFEKAIELQQKYTDGRDIENTLQTNGMFIDERWAEFLATHDFLVGISIDGPKDIHDNYRVNKGGKGTWDRVMKSVQILRKHNVRFNTLTVVSSLTAKHPLRVYNFLKQIGSQWMQFLPIQERRATNPKEKLKLVAHDYKGKTEVTEETVRPQQWKRFLTTIFDEWVRNDVGRIFVKEFDDTLESWCGLTAPSCVHSKYCGDGLAIEHNGDVYTCDHYVYPEYKLGNIKDESLLAIANSPVQEKFGTDKFDTLSQKCKACPFLKICYGECPKHRFGKTEMGEDQAYLCEGYFGYYKHVTPYMNTMRALIEMNRAPYEVMELIRIKDKKDKKAKGSKQSQL, encoded by the coding sequence ATGAGCCACACTGTTAATTTTCTAACTGCCGAGGGAGACATCAAAGAGCAAAGAAAGAACTTCCATATGATGATCAAGCCGATAGGGCCGGTATGCAATTTAGCTTGCGCATATTGTTATTATTTAGAGAAGGAAAATATTTACGAAGATAAAAAGTCTACTCCATCGCGATTCAAGATGTCGGAGGATATTTTGGAAATATATGTAAGGGATTATATCAAATCTCAGCCAAAAGAAAACCCAAAAGTAGTATTTGCCTGGCAGGGAGGAGAGCCGACTCTTTTGGGTGTCGAGTATTTTGAAAAAGCCATCGAATTGCAACAGAAATATACTGATGGGAGAGATATTGAGAATACGCTTCAGACTAATGGGATGTTCATAGATGAGCGCTGGGCTGAATTTTTGGCAACGCATGATTTCTTGGTGGGGATTTCTATCGATGGCCCAAAGGATATCCATGATAATTACAGAGTAAACAAGGGAGGCAAGGGCACTTGGGATCGTGTTATGAAGTCTGTTCAGATACTTCGCAAGCATAACGTTAGATTCAATACGTTGACTGTGGTTAGTAGCTTGACGGCAAAGCATCCGCTTCGAGTGTATAATTTCTTAAAGCAGATCGGAAGCCAGTGGATGCAGTTTTTGCCGATTCAAGAACGCAGGGCGACCAATCCAAAGGAGAAGTTAAAGTTAGTGGCTCATGATTATAAAGGAAAAACGGAAGTGACTGAAGAAACCGTTCGTCCGCAACAATGGAAGCGTTTTTTGACAACAATTTTTGATGAATGGGTTCGAAACGATGTGGGGAGGATATTTGTCAAAGAGTTTGATGATACTTTGGAGAGTTGGTGCGGTCTTACAGCACCTTCATGTGTGCATTCCAAATATTGTGGAGATGGCTTAGCAATAGAGCATAATGGAGATGTCTATACTTGCGACCATTATGTTTATCCAGAGTATAAATTAGGCAATATCAAAGATGAAAGCTTGTTGGCTATTGCAAATTCTCCAGTTCAGGAAAAGTTTGGAACAGACAAATTTGACACGCTTTCCCAGAAATGCAAAGCGTGTCCATTTTTAAAAATCTGCTATGGCGAATGCCCTAAGCATCGATTTGGAAAAACGGAAATGGGCGAAGATCAAGCCTATCTTTGCGAAGGTTATTTTGGGTATTATAAACATGTGACTCCATACATGAATACAATGAGGGCTTTGATCGAGATGAATCGAGCTCCATATGAAGTGATGGAATTAATAAGAATAAAGGATAAAAAAGATAAGAAAGCGAAGGGGAGCAAGCAATCTCAGCTTTAG
- a CDS encoding AraC family transcriptional regulator — protein sequence MTTITVPDELNSDNALPIEVIDYEIDQGIIKQEVILNKNTFSFLQRGTKEVFFDNSTCAIDKSKFLLMKSGHCLMTETCSDAQKSYRSVLLFFSNEAINDFIKKYDLKPSSSSSSNSTRSFEYDAFIERFVESILDISRFSKSTQRNILSAKFEEIMLYLIEFKGVDFLNSLISDEPDHDQKFRQTIESNKLNRLTVKELAFLANMSVSTFKREFEKQFHISPSKWFQNKRLEHAAYLLTHGKRPSEIYEEVGYETLSNFIVAFKLKHGLTPKQYQTG from the coding sequence ATGACAACTATTACTGTTCCAGACGAATTGAACTCTGACAATGCACTTCCGATTGAGGTAATTGATTATGAAATTGATCAAGGAATCATCAAGCAAGAAGTGATATTGAATAAAAATACCTTTAGTTTCTTACAGAGAGGGACCAAGGAAGTGTTTTTTGACAATTCAACATGCGCTATTGACAAGTCGAAATTTTTGTTGATGAAATCGGGTCATTGTCTTATGACGGAAACATGTTCTGATGCTCAAAAGAGTTACAGAAGCGTATTGCTGTTTTTTTCAAATGAGGCGATAAATGATTTTATCAAAAAATACGATCTTAAACCTTCCTCCTCTTCGTCGTCAAATTCCACCCGCTCTTTCGAGTACGATGCTTTTATTGAGCGGTTTGTCGAAAGCATTTTAGATATTTCAAGATTTTCAAAATCGACCCAAAGAAATATTCTATCGGCGAAATTTGAAGAGATCATGTTGTATTTGATAGAGTTCAAGGGTGTTGATTTTTTAAATTCCTTGATTAGCGACGAGCCTGATCATGATCAAAAGTTCAGGCAAACTATTGAAAGCAATAAATTGAATAGGTTGACTGTCAAGGAATTGGCTTTCTTGGCCAATATGAGCGTTTCAACGTTTAAAAGAGAGTTTGAAAAGCAATTTCATATCTCGCCCAGCAAGTGGTTTCAGAATAAGCGATTGGAGCATGCGGCATATCTGTTGACTCATGGCAAAAGGCCCTCGGAGATTTATGAAGAAGTTGGTTATGAAACCTTGTCTAATTTCATCGTGGCTTTCAAATTGAAGCATGGATTGACTCCAAAACAGTATCAGACAGGTTGA
- a CDS encoding arylsulfatase has translation MLNYRFILPCLGTLVSSVTGFSQEQSRAFPNNAINAIPYPLESWQGVQGKTLKDSKPDFIRPKKAPEGAPNVLLIMLDDTGYSSASSFGGSMNTETFDRIGDEGIRYTHMSVNAISSPTRGSLLTGYNMHQIGTGVINEAATGYPGYNSQIDYTTPSVAKILKDNGYATAAFGKWHNTKLEEASPAGPFEGWPTGIWGFDFFYGFMGGETNQFYPLLYQGTTPIDTPNENADGTTYHLSADMADQTIKWLDNWKGLRDDPFFIYYAPGAVHAPIHVPEDWRDKYKGRYDEGYEALRLEQFDKQKEIGLVPKDAELVDWPSSIPEWNSFSEEGKKYLRRQMEVNAAFLEYTDFHIGRVITHLEEMGELDNTFIMYLTADNGCSSEGTPTGSCSELLTVNGFPEFSMEEQLDILEKLGGLDEWGGPNMANHYAVGWAYASSTPFQWTKQMASHFGGVMTSTAVRYPKEIKAKGEWRRQFQNVTDIVPTILDVTGVPIPDYVNGQKRVEYPGVSMRYAWNDADAKTNHKTQYFETVGFIGIYHEGWSLAASPYRVPWLFDAQALANMDPLSTEWELYSIDEDPIQSKNIADKHPEKVKELEELFWEEAEKYNVFPVGGGLGTLLQPESSEAKGAKSHWEFTTNTYRVPEMAGPELKTNDYEVNAYISADENTEGVIYALGEHMGGQSLYILDGKLMFTYQTLGYFTYESKGTNIPHGDIKVTLRHTVKERKITGASQVDLFINDKLVETVEIEHTVSLMYGGHETFDIGRDEGMPVSHHYENRGKFKFTRGQLKKVVFDIGK, from the coding sequence ATGCTGAACTATCGATTTATTCTCCCTTGTTTAGGGACTCTAGTATCAAGTGTGACAGGCTTTTCGCAAGAACAGTCAAGAGCTTTTCCTAACAATGCAATTAACGCAATCCCCTATCCATTAGAGAGCTGGCAAGGGGTTCAAGGTAAGACTCTAAAAGATTCTAAACCTGATTTTATTCGACCAAAAAAAGCACCTGAAGGAGCTCCCAACGTTTTGTTGATTATGCTGGATGATACAGGTTACTCAAGTGCTTCATCTTTTGGAGGCTCAATGAATACAGAGACTTTTGATCGGATAGGTGATGAAGGCATCCGTTACACACATATGTCTGTCAATGCAATAAGCTCTCCTACTAGAGGTTCATTGCTTACTGGATATAATATGCATCAAATTGGCACAGGAGTAATCAATGAAGCCGCTACAGGGTATCCTGGATATAATTCTCAAATTGATTATACAACTCCATCTGTAGCTAAAATACTGAAAGACAATGGTTATGCAACCGCCGCTTTTGGTAAATGGCATAATACAAAATTAGAAGAGGCTTCTCCTGCAGGGCCTTTTGAGGGGTGGCCTACTGGTATATGGGGGTTTGATTTCTTTTATGGATTCATGGGAGGAGAGACAAATCAATTTTATCCATTGCTATACCAAGGGACAACGCCTATTGATACTCCTAATGAAAATGCTGACGGGACTACTTATCATTTGTCAGCGGACATGGCTGATCAGACTATTAAGTGGTTGGATAATTGGAAAGGGCTTCGAGATGATCCTTTTTTCATATATTATGCTCCTGGAGCAGTTCATGCACCCATACATGTTCCGGAAGACTGGAGAGATAAATATAAGGGACGCTATGATGAAGGATATGAGGCTCTTAGGTTAGAGCAATTTGATAAGCAAAAAGAAATTGGACTTGTGCCTAAAGATGCTGAGCTGGTGGACTGGCCTTCATCTATTCCTGAATGGAACTCATTTAGTGAAGAAGGAAAAAAGTATCTTCGTAGACAGATGGAGGTAAATGCCGCTTTTCTGGAATATACAGACTTTCACATTGGACGAGTGATTACTCATCTTGAGGAAATGGGAGAGCTGGATAATACCTTTATTATGTATTTAACCGCTGATAATGGTTGCAGTTCTGAAGGGACGCCAACAGGATCATGTTCAGAGTTGTTGACTGTAAATGGTTTTCCTGAATTTTCTATGGAAGAGCAGTTAGACATTCTAGAAAAACTGGGTGGTTTGGATGAATGGGGAGGTCCAAATATGGCGAATCACTATGCTGTTGGTTGGGCATATGCTTCATCTACACCTTTTCAGTGGACGAAGCAAATGGCTTCACATTTTGGAGGAGTGATGACTTCTACAGCGGTTCGTTATCCGAAGGAAATAAAAGCTAAAGGTGAGTGGAGAAGACAATTTCAAAATGTAACGGATATTGTCCCGACTATTTTGGATGTAACTGGAGTTCCAATTCCTGATTATGTTAATGGACAGAAGCGCGTAGAATATCCTGGCGTATCAATGCGTTATGCATGGAACGATGCAGATGCAAAAACCAATCATAAAACCCAATATTTTGAAACAGTGGGATTCATTGGCATCTATCATGAAGGGTGGAGTTTAGCAGCTAGTCCTTATCGAGTTCCTTGGCTGTTTGATGCACAAGCCTTAGCTAATATGGATCCACTTTCTACAGAATGGGAGTTATATAGCATTGATGAGGACCCCATACAATCCAAAAACATAGCAGACAAACATCCTGAAAAAGTAAAAGAGCTTGAAGAACTTTTCTGGGAAGAGGCAGAAAAATATAATGTATTTCCAGTAGGTGGTGGTTTGGGAACATTGCTTCAACCAGAATCAAGTGAGGCTAAAGGAGCAAAATCTCATTGGGAATTCACTACTAATACTTATCGTGTTCCTGAAATGGCAGGCCCTGAACTAAAGACTAATGATTATGAAGTGAATGCTTATATATCAGCTGATGAAAATACAGAAGGAGTAATTTATGCTTTGGGAGAACATATGGGAGGCCAATCTCTATATATTTTAGATGGAAAATTGATGTTTACTTATCAAACTCTAGGTTATTTTACCTATGAATCGAAAGGAACTAATATCCCTCATGGTGATATCAAAGTAACACTTAGGCATACAGTAAAAGAACGCAAAATTACAGGAGCATCACAGGTAGATTTGTTTATTAATGACAAGCTGGTTGAGACGGTTGAAATCGAGCATACTGTTAGCTTAATGTATGGAGGACATGAAACATTCGATATTGGTCGTGATGAAGGAATGCCCGTTTCACATCATTATGAAAATCGTGGTAAATTTAAATTTACTAGAGGTCAGTTAAAAAAAGTTGTTTTTGATATAGGGAAATAA
- a CDS encoding AraC family transcriptional regulator encodes MKSEPLKIDFKEKDFSDYNQVLLRTFGGEIKANTYTFSKGNTKIKLYVHSQKSKFEILLSDTFIDRELSLDFDQAFDAELIVITLINKGEITSLSSGNSNIKEATEANLFIMNVLEPIHIQTTSKSRCQSLTLKLTLKTFLSLAPNAHDIYRQLFPEKIPYVYYSYFSQEINQVLSEVFNNDSSSPAHTSLVLARSLEILSLLINTVSKLKEKDELRGLHIEDYKRMQKAKELLLSSFEKRMTINDLALEVGISTSKLSRDFKKLFNKTIYQFYTDAKMNEAYSLLKSGKYSVQEICFNLGYENHSKFTKMFKKHKGLCPRDVIKECLN; translated from the coding sequence ATGAAAAGTGAACCCTTAAAAATCGACTTTAAAGAAAAGGACTTTAGTGATTACAATCAAGTTTTACTTCGAACATTCGGAGGCGAGATAAAAGCTAATACATATACTTTTAGTAAGGGAAATACTAAGATTAAACTCTATGTTCATAGTCAAAAAAGTAAATTCGAGATTCTTCTTTCTGATACTTTTATAGATAGAGAGTTGAGTTTAGATTTTGATCAAGCATTTGATGCCGAATTAATTGTCATAACATTAATTAATAAAGGTGAAATAACCTCCTTGTCTAGCGGCAATAGTAATATTAAAGAAGCAACAGAAGCAAATCTTTTTATCATGAATGTATTGGAGCCAATCCACATTCAGACAACTAGCAAATCCAGATGTCAAAGTCTTACGTTGAAGTTGACTTTGAAAACGTTTCTTTCTCTTGCTCCTAATGCTCATGACATTTATAGACAATTATTTCCTGAAAAGATTCCCTATGTGTATTACTCCTATTTTTCGCAAGAGATTAATCAGGTCTTATCAGAGGTTTTTAACAATGATAGTTCAAGTCCAGCTCATACTTCGTTGGTATTAGCTCGATCATTAGAAATATTATCTTTATTGATAAACACTGTCAGTAAACTGAAAGAAAAGGATGAATTGCGAGGTCTGCATATTGAGGATTATAAGCGAATGCAAAAGGCAAAGGAATTATTATTATCTAGCTTCGAAAAAAGGATGACCATAAACGATTTAGCATTAGAAGTTGGAATTAGCACATCAAAATTAAGCAGGGACTTTAAGAAATTATTCAACAAAACAATTTACCAATTTTATACAGACGCTAAGATGAATGAGGCATATAGTTTGTTAAAATCCGGTAAGTATTCAGTTCAAGAAATATGTTTTAATCTTGGATATGAAAATCATTCCAAGTTCACCAAGATGTTTAAAAAACATAAAGGCTTATGCCCGAGAGATGTTATCAAAGAGTGCTTAAATTAA
- a CDS encoding helix-turn-helix transcriptional regulator translates to MSKSTIVIRTEEERPHLFYQDFSQKHGGTWDGSHYKFDNDLGRGNFCAYTYLNGVVIVMADYNVKLPVEIINIPKNEERIVAIRIGFHGNMLGHSSDMGNAEGISIYDANRPYNLTFPGNKTIRWMSIRVPLRLIDDWKTSDIQGDKFFRRLKEEKDWFFYHRLSPEIESLVRSAFMSMEDIRLNKSIFYSRAYEIIARLILLIEDDSSQPVSKTIHPDDFSLMHKIKEQLLSDFSVLPNIGAISEQYNITDSKLQRSFKAVFGMPIIKFYNQHRLEEANRLFKYTTKSILEISEELGFHSASHLSRTFKQQFGYSPNELRAMK, encoded by the coding sequence ATGAGCAAATCAACAATAGTTATAAGAACGGAAGAGGAAAGACCGCACCTTTTTTATCAGGATTTTAGTCAAAAACATGGAGGGACTTGGGATGGGTCTCATTATAAATTTGACAACGATCTTGGTCGTGGCAACTTCTGCGCGTATACTTATCTTAATGGTGTTGTTATAGTGATGGCTGACTACAATGTTAAACTTCCTGTCGAAATCATCAATATTCCTAAGAATGAAGAACGTATTGTCGCAATTCGTATTGGGTTTCATGGGAATATGTTAGGTCACTCGTCTGATATGGGAAATGCTGAGGGAATATCCATTTATGATGCAAATCGTCCCTATAATTTGACTTTCCCAGGCAATAAGACCATTCGATGGATGTCTATACGAGTGCCCTTGCGACTTATTGATGACTGGAAAACATCAGATATACAGGGGGATAAATTTTTTAGAAGGCTAAAGGAGGAAAAAGATTGGTTCTTTTACCATCGGCTTTCACCTGAGATTGAATCACTTGTACGAAGCGCATTCATGTCAATGGAGGATATCAGACTTAACAAATCCATATTTTATTCGCGCGCTTATGAGATCATTGCTCGGCTTATTCTTCTGATCGAAGATGATTCCAGCCAGCCTGTGAGCAAAACCATTCATCCAGATGATTTCTCATTGATGCATAAGATAAAAGAACAGCTTTTGTCAGATTTTTCTGTGTTGCCTAATATTGGAGCAATAAGCGAGCAATACAATATCACGGACTCAAAATTGCAACGTTCATTCAAGGCTGTATTTGGAATGCCTATCATCAAGTTCTACAATCAACATCGATTAGAAGAAGCCAATCGTTTGTTTAAATACACAACAAAGAGCATTTTGGAAATTAGCGAAGAACTTGGCTTTCATAGCGCTTCTCACTTAAGCAGAACATTTAAACAACAGTTTGGATATAGTCCGAATGAGTTGAGGGCTATGAAATAG
- a CDS encoding YbhB/YbcL family Raf kinase inhibitor-like protein, with protein sequence MKKANIILIAFICLSNTLFAQKTFTLKSNDLGGQATVEEEFNGFGCTGKNQSPQLSWENAPEGTKSFAITMYDPDAPTGSGWWHWLVFDIPADVDQLVSGAGNVKLDLAPKQAIQSITDYGMRGYGGPCPPEGDGLHEYIITIYALKMDKLGLDQNANPATVGYYLWSNTLGKASIVAYYQREKK encoded by the coding sequence ATGAAAAAGGCCAACATAATTTTAATCGCATTCATCTGTCTGTCAAATACTTTGTTTGCGCAGAAGACTTTCACATTGAAAAGCAATGACTTGGGTGGTCAAGCCACCGTCGAGGAAGAGTTCAATGGTTTTGGATGCACGGGAAAAAACCAATCGCCACAGTTGTCATGGGAAAACGCGCCTGAAGGCACTAAAAGCTTTGCTATCACCATGTATGATCCGGATGCGCCGACGGGCAGCGGTTGGTGGCATTGGCTGGTTTTTGATATACCAGCGGATGTGGATCAATTAGTCTCAGGAGCTGGAAATGTGAAACTTGATTTAGCCCCGAAGCAAGCTATTCAAAGCATTACTGATTATGGAATGAGAGGATATGGCGGTCCTTGTCCCCCTGAGGGTGATGGATTGCATGAATATATCATCACAATCTACGCATTGAAAATGGATAAATTGGGATTGGATCAAAATGCTAATCCCGCTACTGTAGGTTATTATTTATGGAGCAATACTTTGGGAAAGGCTAGCATCGTCGCTTATTATCAAAGGGAGAAAAAATAG
- a CDS encoding lipocalin-like domain-containing protein, whose translation MKEAVESMKEKEYTFQSRKFYVNEPNKDKGSIWENWAPHARMSAKSFGWWYMTAYVHDAEGNPYFLFTGNSDHMGENMKERMIGEKVNDDNRRIIGHTNTIADYNADRVIRVMRLPDLPLEQMYDPENNKLHITNNEDVSLIWDFKGDTMNMKYDCPESTWDFVMTNASDVVWHKDKHGHDGLIQQGAEDDWSFYYCLPNCQLSGTLTINNEDGTKKSVQVSGRAWVDRQWGDFASVHWEWASYRFNNGAAMHLYSFAGGHQEGLYRDAEGNVQYFDNVIVRQNGYAKSEICKAWTSWGWTYEFPIEIEGSKQFTVRPKSNKEFLEFPSMTSESFGKTIKGFVLFEGAGELVNDTTGEVVGISINESGDIRAMKNGPYDTYQK comes from the coding sequence ATGAAAGAAGCAGTTGAATCAATGAAAGAGAAGGAGTACACTTTCCAATCAAGAAAATTCTATGTTAATGAGCCTAACAAAGATAAAGGATCCATCTGGGAAAACTGGGCCCCACATGCTAGGATGTCTGCAAAATCCTTTGGATGGTGGTACATGACGGCTTATGTTCATGATGCAGAAGGAAATCCATATTTTCTATTTACTGGAAACTCTGATCATATGGGAGAGAATATGAAAGAGCGAATGATCGGGGAGAAAGTTAATGATGATAATCGAAGAATCATAGGACATACTAACACTATAGCTGACTATAATGCTGATAGAGTAATCAGAGTAATGCGATTACCTGACTTGCCTCTAGAGCAAATGTATGATCCTGAGAATAATAAACTTCATATTACAAACAACGAAGACGTTTCCTTGATCTGGGATTTCAAAGGAGATACGATGAATATGAAGTATGACTGTCCTGAATCTACTTGGGATTTTGTTATGACAAATGCAAGCGATGTGGTTTGGCATAAAGACAAGCATGGCCATGATGGACTAATCCAACAAGGGGCTGAAGATGATTGGAGTTTCTATTATTGTCTTCCAAACTGTCAATTATCAGGGACATTAACTATTAATAATGAAGATGGAACTAAAAAAAGCGTTCAGGTATCAGGCAGAGCTTGGGTAGACAGACAATGGGGAGATTTTGCTTCAGTGCATTGGGAGTGGGCTTCTTATCGTTTTAATAATGGAGCTGCAATGCACTTGTATAGTTTTGCCGGAGGTCACCAAGAAGGCTTATACCGTGATGCAGAAGGCAATGTACAGTATTTTGATAATGTAATCGTCAGGCAAAATGGATACGCGAAATCCGAAATTTGCAAAGCATGGACATCTTGGGGATGGACTTATGAGTTCCCGATTGAAATAGAAGGTTCAAAGCAATTTACTGTACGTCCTAAGTCCAATAAAGAATTTTTAGAATTTCCGAGTATGACATCAGAGTCTTTTGGCAAAACAATAAAAGGATTTGTTCTATTTGAAGGAGCTGGAGAACTTGTAAACGATACCACAGGTGAAGTTGTTGGTATATCCATCAACGAATCAGGTGATATCCGCGCAATGAAAAATGGACCTTACGATACTTACCAAAAGTAA